A region from the Arvicola amphibius chromosome 12, mArvAmp1.2, whole genome shotgun sequence genome encodes:
- the Fmo2 gene encoding dimethylaniline monooxygenase [N-oxide-forming] 2, whose protein sequence is MARKVAVIGAGVSGLISLKCCLDEGLEPTCFERTEDLGGLWRFKENVEDGRASIYHSVITNTSKEMSCFSDFPMPEDFPNFLHNSKLLEYFRIFAKKFDLLKYIQFQTTVISVKRRPDFASSGQWEVHTQSNGKEQHAVFDAVMVCSGHHIQPHLPLKSFPGIEKFKGQYFHSRQYKHPAGFEGKRILVVGIGNSAIDIASELSKKASQVFISTRHGAWVMSRISEDGYPWDMVFHTRFSSMLRNVLPRTIVKWMMEQQMNRWFNHENYGLVPQNKYLLKEPVLNDDLPSRLLYGLVKVKTKVKGLTETAAVFEDGTVEEDIDVIVFATGYSFSFPFLEDSLVKVEGNSVSLYKYMFPPQLEKPTLACMGLIQPLGSIFPTVELQARWATRVFKGLCSLPSETTMKVDIVERNEKKIDLFGKSQSQTLQTNYIDYLDELALEIGAKPDFVSLFFKDPKLAVKLYFGPCNSYQYRLVGPGQWEGARNAILTQKQRILKPLKTRTLESSSSIPVSFLLKILGLLAVLLAFFFQLQWF, encoded by the exons ATGGCAAGGAAGGTGGCTGTGATTGGAGCAGGAGTCAGTGGCCTGATCTCTCTCAAGTGCTGCCTGGATGAGGGTCTGGAGCCCACTTGCTTCGAAAGGACTGAAGATCTCGGGGGACTGTGGAGATTCAAA GAGAACGTGGAAGATGGCCGAGCAAGCATCTATCACTCCGTCATCACCAACACCAGCAAAGAAATGTCCTGCTTCAGCGACTTCCCAATGCCCGAGGATTTCCCCAACTTCCTGCACAATTCTAAACTCCTGGAATATTTCAGGATTTTTGCCAAGAAGTTCGATCTTCTCAAATACATTCAGTTTCAG ACCACCGTCATTAGTGTGAAAAGACGCCCAGATTTTGCCTCTTCTGGGCAGTGGGAAGTTCATACTCAGAGCAATGGCAAGGAGCAGCATGCTGTCTTTGACGCCGTTATGGTTTGCAGCGGCCATCACATCCAACCCCACCTGCCGCTCAAGTCATTTCCAG GTATCGAGAAGTTCAAAGGCCAGTATTTTCATAGCCGTCAATACAAGCACCCTGCTGGCTTTGAGGGGAAACGTATCCTGGTGGTTGGGATAGGAAACTCAGCCATAGATATTGCCTCTGAGCTGAGTAAGAAGGCCTCACAG GTGTTTATCAGCACCAGACATGGTGCCTGGGTCATGAGCCGGATCTCTGAAGATGGCTACCCTTGGGATATGGTGTTCCACACTAGATTTAGCTCCATGCTCCGAAATGTCCTGCCACGCACTATCGTCAAGTGGATGATGGAGCAACAAATGAATCGATGGTTCAACCATGAAAATTATGGTCTGGTGCCTCAAAACAA ATACCTTCTGAAAGAACCTGTTCTGAACGACGACCTCCCCAGCCGCCTGCTGTACGGGCTCGTCAAGGTGAAGACGAAAGTGAAGGGGCTCACGGAGACAGCGGCCGTTTTTGAGGACGGCACGGTGGAGGAGGACATTGACGTCATTGTCTTTGCCACGggctattctttctcttttccattcctTGAAGATTCGCTTGTGAAAGTGGAGGGTAACAGCGTCTCGCTGTACAAGTACATGTTCCCCCCTCAACTGGAGAAGCCAACCCTTGCGTGCATGGGGCTCATCCAGCCTCTAGGCTCCATCTTCCCAACTGTGGAGCTACAAGCACGTTGGGCGACAAGAGTTTTCAAAG gctTGTGTAGCTTGCCCTCAGAGACAACTATGAAGGTGGACATTGTtgaaaggaatgaaaagaaaattgaccT GTTTGGGAAAAGCCAGAGCCAGACACTGCAGACCAATTACATTGACTACCTGGATGAACTCGCCTTGGAGATAGGTGCGAAGCCAGACTTCGTCTCTCTCTTCTTCAAAGACCCTAAACTGGCTGTGAAACTCTACTTTGGGCCCTGCAACTCCTACCAGTACCGCCTAGTTGGACCTGGCCAGTGGGAAGGAGCCAGGAATGCCATCCTCACCCAGAAGCAGAGGATCCTGAAGCCCTTAAAGACCCGCACTCTGGAGTCTTCGTCCAGCATCCCAGTATCTTTCCTGCTCAAAATCCTGGGGCTTTTGGCTGTTCTTCTGGCCTTCTTTTTCCAACTTCAGTGGTTCTAA